One region of Brachybacterium saurashtrense genomic DNA includes:
- the wecB gene encoding non-hydrolyzing UDP-N-acetylglucosamine 2-epimerase: MKILSVVGARPQFVKLAAIADAAAQRDDVEHIIVHTGQHYDAAMSDVFFADLRIPAPDVNLAVGSGSHGRQTGAMLAGMDEVLEEHRPDWTLVYGDTNSTLAGTLAAVKMHLKVAHLEAGLRSFNRRMPEEHNRVLTDHAADLLLAPTEVAREHLAAEGLAARTVVTGDVMTDVCLRVASAVEGEPLRLPEGIDPAGDYAVATIHRADNTDDPARLRAVVEALQALETPLALFAHPRLVAKAEAAGIALAGGAVHVGAPVAYPDLVNAVQHAAAVVTDSGGLQKEAYLLGTPCSTVRTETEWVETLEDDWNRLVVDPAELPAAVSRPRPTTARPPHYGDGTAALRSIDALRERA, encoded by the coding sequence GTGAAGATCCTGTCCGTGGTGGGCGCGCGCCCACAGTTCGTCAAGCTCGCCGCAATCGCGGACGCCGCCGCGCAGCGGGACGACGTGGAGCACATCATCGTCCACACCGGCCAGCACTACGACGCCGCCATGAGCGACGTGTTCTTCGCGGACCTGCGGATCCCCGCCCCGGACGTCAACCTCGCCGTCGGCTCCGGCAGCCACGGCCGCCAGACCGGCGCGATGCTCGCCGGCATGGACGAGGTGCTCGAGGAGCACCGGCCCGACTGGACGCTGGTGTACGGCGACACCAACTCCACCCTCGCCGGCACCCTGGCCGCCGTGAAGATGCACCTGAAGGTGGCGCACCTCGAGGCCGGGCTGCGCTCCTTCAACCGCCGTATGCCCGAGGAGCACAACCGGGTGCTCACCGATCACGCCGCGGACCTGCTCCTGGCCCCCACCGAGGTGGCCCGCGAGCACCTCGCCGCGGAGGGACTCGCCGCACGCACGGTGGTCACCGGCGACGTGATGACCGACGTGTGCCTGCGCGTCGCCTCCGCCGTCGAGGGGGAGCCGCTGCGACTGCCCGAGGGCATCGACCCCGCGGGCGACTACGCGGTCGCCACCATCCACCGCGCGGACAACACCGACGACCCGGCCCGCCTGCGCGCCGTCGTCGAGGCGCTGCAGGCGCTGGAGACGCCGCTGGCCCTGTTCGCCCACCCCCGCCTGGTGGCCAAGGCAGAGGCCGCCGGGATCGCGCTCGCCGGCGGGGCCGTTCACGTGGGCGCGCCCGTCGCCTACCCCGATCTCGTGAACGCCGTCCAGCACGCCGCCGCCGTGGTCACCGATTCCGGCGGCCTGCAGAAGGAGGCCTACCTCCTGGGGACGCCCTGCTCCACCGTCCGCACCGAGACCGAATGGGTCGAGACCCTAGAGGACGACTGGAACCGCCTGGTCGTCGACCCCGCCGAGCTCCCCGCCGCCGTGTCCCGCCCCCGCCCCACCACCGCGCGGCCCCCGCACTACGGCGACGGCACCGCCGCCCTGCGCAGCATCGACGCGCTGCGGGAGCGCGCCTGA
- a CDS encoding glycosyltransferase: MTSHPGAQDPRVVVLVYNDCANDSRVLKESATLHDAGYVTRIVAVERREKGHVAGRTALQERLDLERVPEFAIDRISPALAPLWRNLIRQGEVAPGGAPAAPDAAPVGRRAAGLKLAMLRRLRGVGERAYRTIALGTYWVNATRSALRFSPDVIHANDGNTLVPALAVRALSRRRVGIVYDSHELWRHRNIRPDRLLAPLVERLAESVGIRVADGVITVSPSIARWLEETYALPERPSLVRNVPAEGEAPDPSTGVLRERAGLAPEDKVIAYGGRITTSRGIEETIAALPHLPESVHFVLLGYGEPDALAAVRGEAARWGMEDRVHLVGAVAPDEVSRALADGDVAVVHVRPVCLSYRYALPNKLFESIRAGLPIAAADLPDMREVVEELGVGEVFRGTSAEDLAAALTAILEDPEPYRERALQAGPTLTWELEASRMLALYARVLERVEEGS; this comes from the coding sequence ATGACCTCTCATCCGGGCGCGCAGGACCCGCGCGTGGTGGTCCTCGTGTACAACGACTGCGCCAACGACTCGCGCGTGCTCAAGGAGTCCGCGACACTGCACGACGCGGGGTACGTGACCCGCATCGTGGCGGTGGAGCGGCGCGAGAAGGGTCACGTCGCCGGGCGCACCGCGCTGCAGGAGCGGCTCGACCTCGAACGGGTGCCGGAGTTCGCGATCGACAGGATCTCCCCCGCCCTCGCCCCGCTGTGGCGCAACCTGATCCGGCAGGGCGAGGTGGCCCCGGGCGGGGCGCCCGCCGCGCCCGACGCCGCCCCCGTGGGCCGGCGCGCCGCCGGGCTGAAGCTCGCGATGCTGCGCCGGCTGCGGGGCGTGGGCGAGCGCGCGTACCGCACCATCGCGCTGGGCACCTACTGGGTCAACGCCACGCGGTCGGCGCTGCGCTTCTCCCCGGACGTCATCCACGCCAACGACGGCAACACCCTGGTGCCGGCGCTCGCCGTGCGCGCCCTGTCCCGGCGCCGGGTGGGGATCGTCTACGACTCGCACGAGCTGTGGCGCCACCGCAACATCCGCCCGGACCGCCTGCTCGCCCCGCTGGTGGAGCGCCTCGCGGAGAGCGTGGGCATCCGGGTGGCGGACGGCGTGATCACCGTCTCGCCCTCGATCGCGCGCTGGCTGGAGGAGACCTACGCCCTGCCCGAGCGACCCTCGCTGGTGCGCAACGTGCCGGCCGAGGGCGAGGCCCCGGACCCCTCCACCGGCGTGCTGCGGGAGCGGGCTGGGCTCGCCCCGGAGGACAAGGTGATCGCCTACGGCGGCCGGATCACCACCTCCCGCGGCATCGAGGAGACCATCGCCGCACTGCCCCACCTGCCCGAGAGCGTGCACTTCGTGCTGCTGGGCTACGGCGAGCCGGACGCCCTCGCCGCGGTGCGGGGCGAGGCCGCGCGGTGGGGCATGGAGGACCGGGTGCACCTGGTGGGCGCCGTCGCGCCCGACGAGGTCTCCCGGGCGCTGGCCGACGGCGACGTCGCCGTGGTGCACGTGCGCCCGGTGTGCCTGTCCTACCGCTACGCCCTGCCCAACAAGCTCTTCGAGTCGATCCGGGCCGGGCTCCCCATCGCGGCCGCGGATCTGCCGGACATGCGGGAGGTCGTCGAGGAGCTCGGCGTGGGCGAGGTGTTCCGCGGCACCAGCGCCGAGGACCTCGCCGCGGCGCTCACCGCGATCCTCGAGGACCCGGAGCCGTACCGGGAGCGGGCACTGCAGGCCGGCCCCACCCTCACCTGGGAGCTGGAGGCCTCCCGGATGCTCGCGCTGTACGCGCGGGTGCTGGAGCGGGTCGAGGAGGGCTCCTGA
- a CDS encoding glycosyltransferase, with protein MRVTAVTTWFPTQAAPSRGAFVVRDLQAIAAHAEVRLVHLVPPADDDGTRRLVHEGLEVLRIPMDPRRPDQVLRASRALARAMRGADLVHSMAFSSLLPLALRRPDVPWLHTEHWSALTTPSTLPLAARTALPALSRMLALPDRVTAVCEFLARPIRAVRGGRETAVVPCIVEPGPLVARRDRADGRLQLVSTGGLIERKDPLLAVEVLARLVEDGADAHLEWLGEGPLRAATEARARELGVKGRLALPGTRSPAEVREALGRADLFFGPTRADNFFVSAAEAIVAGRPVVLGATGGQGEYVRPEVGALVPVQDAAAYAEAVLAVDARTRDLSAEVIAGTIGDAFSTATVGRAYAAQYRELLAGVTARRAPAAGSSSAAVRDAAASLPAAPATPSGGRRVEVIIACHTPERPVGRAVASVLDGNGEDASVAVICHNRSAEEIAAALRPQDVPRVRFLEHRDEHRSASGPFNAGIASSEAEFVAIIGSDDTLEPGAVASWLAVQARTGAEFVLTRLALGGPGHGVPTPAVRMHRAGLVDLVADRLSYRSAPLGLMRREMLRRTGLALVEGATVGGDVAMVTQMMASVPTAYDRCGPAYVIGEDAGDRVTYVVRPMTEQLGFVPPLLEAEWFTALPRRARAAIGTKILRIHVFGAVFYRGDEEIWTAAEREDLARLTAQVLEAAPGAQHPLSRADRRLLDACLDPSVPAPRLIAAAQQRRRHGRPGTLLPRDLAWTLHREAPLRFMAASLAVRHLPRASRR; from the coding sequence ATGCGCGTCACCGCCGTCACCACCTGGTTCCCCACGCAGGCGGCACCCTCGCGCGGCGCCTTCGTGGTGCGGGACCTGCAGGCGATCGCGGCGCACGCCGAGGTGCGCCTGGTGCACCTGGTGCCTCCGGCCGACGACGACGGCACCCGGCGCCTGGTGCACGAGGGGCTCGAGGTGCTGCGGATCCCGATGGACCCCCGACGCCCCGACCAGGTGCTGCGGGCCTCCCGTGCCCTCGCGCGGGCCATGCGGGGCGCGGACCTGGTGCACTCGATGGCGTTCTCCTCGCTGCTGCCGCTGGCGCTGCGCCGCCCGGACGTGCCGTGGCTGCACACCGAGCACTGGTCCGCGCTGACCACGCCCTCCACGCTGCCCCTCGCCGCGCGCACGGCGCTGCCCGCCCTCTCGCGGATGCTGGCCCTCCCGGACCGGGTCACCGCGGTGTGCGAGTTCCTGGCCCGCCCGATCCGGGCAGTGCGGGGCGGACGGGAGACCGCCGTGGTGCCGTGCATCGTCGAGCCCGGGCCCCTGGTCGCGCGGCGGGATCGCGCCGACGGCCGCCTGCAGCTGGTCTCCACCGGCGGCCTCATCGAGCGCAAGGATCCGCTGCTGGCCGTGGAGGTGCTGGCCCGCCTGGTGGAGGACGGGGCCGACGCCCACCTGGAGTGGCTGGGCGAGGGCCCGCTGCGCGCGGCGACCGAGGCCCGCGCCCGCGAGCTCGGTGTGAAAGGCCGCCTGGCGCTGCCGGGCACCCGGTCGCCCGCCGAGGTGCGCGAGGCGCTGGGGCGGGCCGATCTGTTCTTCGGCCCCACCCGGGCGGACAACTTCTTCGTCTCCGCCGCGGAGGCGATCGTGGCCGGGCGCCCGGTGGTGCTGGGCGCCACCGGCGGGCAGGGCGAGTACGTCCGCCCCGAGGTGGGCGCGCTGGTGCCCGTGCAGGACGCGGCGGCCTACGCCGAGGCGGTGCTCGCCGTGGACGCGCGCACCCGCGACCTCTCCGCCGAGGTCATCGCGGGGACGATCGGGGACGCGTTCTCCACCGCGACCGTGGGCCGGGCCTATGCGGCGCAGTACCGCGAGCTGCTGGCCGGGGTGACGGCGCGCCGCGCCCCGGCCGCCGGGTCGTCGTCCGCCGCCGTGCGCGATGCGGCAGCGTCCCTCCCCGCGGCGCCCGCGACGCCGTCCGGCGGGAGGCGGGTCGAGGTGATCATCGCCTGCCACACCCCGGAGCGCCCGGTGGGCCGTGCCGTCGCCTCGGTCCTCGACGGCAACGGCGAGGACGCCTCCGTCGCGGTGATCTGCCACAACCGCTCCGCCGAGGAGATCGCCGCGGCGCTGCGCCCGCAGGACGTGCCCCGGGTGCGCTTCCTGGAGCATCGCGACGAGCACCGCAGCGCCTCCGGGCCCTTCAACGCCGGGATCGCCTCGAGCGAGGCCGAGTTCGTGGCGATCATCGGCTCGGACGACACCCTCGAGCCCGGGGCCGTCGCCTCCTGGCTCGCAGTCCAGGCCCGCACCGGCGCCGAGTTCGTGCTCACCCGGCTGGCGCTCGGCGGTCCCGGGCACGGCGTGCCGACCCCGGCGGTGCGGATGCACCGCGCGGGCCTGGTGGACCTGGTGGCCGATCGTCTGAGCTATCGCTCCGCGCCGCTGGGGCTGATGCGCCGCGAGATGCTGCGGCGCACGGGCCTGGCGCTGGTGGAGGGTGCGACCGTGGGCGGCGACGTCGCCATGGTGACGCAGATGATGGCGAGCGTGCCCACCGCCTACGACCGCTGCGGCCCCGCCTACGTGATCGGGGAGGACGCCGGCGACCGCGTCACCTACGTGGTGCGGCCCATGACGGAGCAGCTCGGCTTCGTGCCGCCGCTGCTGGAGGCCGAGTGGTTCACGGCCCTGCCGCGGCGGGCCCGCGCCGCGATCGGCACCAAGATCCTGCGGATCCACGTGTTCGGAGCCGTGTTCTACCGCGGGGACGAGGAGATCTGGACCGCGGCGGAGCGCGAGGACCTGGCCCGTCTCACGGCGCAGGTGCTCGAGGCCGCTCCCGGCGCCCAGCACCCGCTCTCGCGGGCCGACCGCCGGCTGCTCGACGCCTGCCTGGATCCGTCCGTCCCGGCGCCTCGACTGATCGCGGCGGCGCAGCAGCGGCGGCGGCACGGCCGGCCGGGCACGCTGCTCCCCCGCGACCTGGCCTGGACGCTGCACCGCGAGGCGCCGCTGCGCTTCATGGCCGCCTCGCTGGCGGTGCGGCACCTGCCGCGGGCGTCGCGGCGCTGA
- a CDS encoding glycosyltransferase family 1 protein, translating into MTSLMILSFSELVRDPRVQRQIDLFAPRYEVTTVGFGPSPHPAVRHLELPAGTRAWPSSKPHLLTGRYRGAYWAMSAVQAAHALLAEHVGRTDVVLANDVNTLPLALWLAPRRGVHADLHEYAPREKEHVRTWRWFIAPYQRWICRTCLPQVASATTVSPGLAAEYEREFGVPMRIVTNAAAFEERAPRPTGTPLRLLHSGVARANRRLESMIDALADGPDGITLDLMLVPSEPGCIERLQERAASVPAVRFRDPVPYAQLVGTVAEYDMSLVVFPATTFNLEHSLPNKLFEAVQARTGVIVGPSPDMAALVREHGIGVVADGADAASLRTALAQLDAARVDAFKQAAHEAAPALSAERQIIAWDEAITALADRG; encoded by the coding sequence ATGACCTCCCTGATGATCCTGTCCTTCTCCGAGCTGGTGCGCGACCCGCGGGTGCAGCGCCAGATCGACCTGTTCGCGCCGCGGTACGAGGTGACCACCGTGGGCTTCGGGCCCTCCCCGCACCCGGCGGTGCGGCACCTGGAGCTGCCCGCGGGAACGCGCGCCTGGCCCAGCAGCAAGCCGCACCTGCTCACCGGCCGCTACCGAGGCGCCTACTGGGCGATGAGCGCGGTGCAGGCGGCGCACGCCCTGCTGGCCGAGCACGTGGGCCGCACGGACGTGGTGCTCGCCAACGACGTCAACACCCTCCCGCTCGCACTGTGGCTGGCCCCGCGCCGGGGCGTGCACGCCGATCTGCACGAGTACGCGCCGCGGGAGAAGGAGCACGTGCGCACCTGGCGCTGGTTCATCGCCCCGTACCAGCGGTGGATCTGCCGCACCTGCCTGCCGCAGGTGGCCTCCGCCACCACCGTCTCCCCGGGACTCGCGGCCGAGTACGAGCGGGAGTTCGGCGTCCCGATGCGGATCGTCACCAACGCCGCTGCCTTCGAGGAGCGCGCCCCGCGCCCCACCGGCACTCCGCTCCGCCTGCTGCACAGCGGGGTGGCCCGGGCGAACCGTCGGCTGGAGTCGATGATCGACGCGCTCGCCGACGGGCCCGACGGGATCACCCTCGACCTCATGCTCGTTCCCAGCGAGCCCGGCTGCATCGAGCGCCTGCAGGAGCGGGCCGCCTCCGTCCCGGCGGTGAGGTTCCGTGATCCGGTGCCCTACGCGCAGCTGGTGGGGACCGTCGCCGAGTACGACATGTCGCTGGTGGTGTTCCCGGCGACCACCTTCAACCTCGAGCACAGCCTGCCCAACAAGCTGTTCGAGGCGGTCCAGGCGCGCACCGGCGTGATCGTGGGCCCCTCGCCGGACATGGCGGCGCTGGTGCGGGAGCACGGCATCGGTGTGGTGGCCGACGGGGCCGACGCCGCCTCGCTCCGCACGGCGCTCGCGCAGCTGGACGCCGCCCGGGTGGACGCCTTCAAGCAGGCCGCGCACGAGGCCGCGCCCGCCCTCTCCGCCGAGCGGCAGATCATCGCCTGGGACGAGGCGATCACGGCGCTCGCCGACCGCGGCTGA
- a CDS encoding ABC transporter ATP-binding protein: MNQTLRIVGRTLSVLPRSSRRFLVTFGAVMSVLALLDVVALGAIAVVVPGLTNPGQAVTIPLLGWELRTFEEMMWLVGVFVVLIIVKSALNLLTIRIATQRFAQHEVTIGQTLFRSYMSASWVDRTSKSTQEIIRMVDSGVAAVVANVLMPSMTVVAEFATITVIGIGLVIMDWKTAVATFAYLGLIALLLSRVVSPLAVSNGAVNRDNSIAVVRLLGEVLAALKEITLKGNEQQVGDIVAARRSAAARTRAFAQYYNQMPRFVLDAGLVGGFVVVGGAGYLGGLPDDGPAAAMTSVALFAVAGFRLVPSLTRFQATQNRILTNAAFADYIIDDIEFARAAVERTEAPDAGTLDDGLHDIVLEDVSFTYPGREEPAVAGVSLRIPAGSSVAVVGSSGAGKSTLVDLLLGLLTPSSGRILLDDVDMTTVLRQWRASVGYVPQEVSLFDVSVGENVALTWDPTDVDEERVRAALERAQMLEVIEARPDGLQGRLGERGMTLSGGQRQRMGIARGLYAAPSVLVMDEATSALDTKTEAAVTESLRGLGAEVTTITIAHRLATIQHSDIVFYMSEGTVAAAGTFDEVVAAVPAFAEQAALAGLTGGGVLRGPDADDEPADRTAAEGEERR; encoded by the coding sequence GTGAATCAGACCCTCAGGATCGTGGGGCGCACGCTCTCCGTGCTGCCCCGGAGCTCCCGACGGTTCCTGGTGACCTTCGGCGCGGTGATGAGCGTCCTCGCGCTCCTGGACGTGGTGGCGCTGGGCGCGATTGCGGTGGTGGTGCCGGGCCTGACCAACCCCGGCCAGGCGGTGACGATCCCGCTGCTGGGATGGGAGCTGCGCACCTTCGAGGAGATGATGTGGCTGGTGGGGGTGTTCGTGGTCCTCATCATCGTCAAGAGCGCCCTGAACCTGCTCACCATCCGCATCGCCACGCAGCGCTTCGCCCAGCACGAGGTGACGATCGGGCAGACCCTCTTCCGCTCCTACATGTCGGCCTCGTGGGTGGACCGCACCTCGAAGTCCACCCAGGAGATCATCCGCATGGTCGACTCGGGCGTCGCCGCGGTGGTGGCGAACGTGCTGATGCCCTCGATGACGGTGGTCGCCGAGTTCGCCACCATCACCGTGATCGGGATCGGCCTGGTGATCATGGACTGGAAGACGGCGGTGGCGACCTTCGCCTATCTGGGCCTGATCGCGCTGCTGCTCTCCCGGGTGGTGAGCCCGCTGGCGGTCTCCAACGGCGCCGTGAACCGTGACAACTCCATCGCCGTGGTGAGGCTGCTCGGCGAGGTGCTCGCGGCGCTGAAGGAGATCACGCTCAAGGGGAACGAGCAGCAGGTGGGGGACATCGTGGCCGCGCGGCGCAGCGCCGCGGCCCGCACCCGCGCCTTCGCCCAGTACTACAACCAGATGCCCCGCTTCGTGCTCGACGCCGGCCTGGTGGGCGGTTTCGTGGTGGTGGGCGGCGCCGGGTATCTCGGCGGCCTCCCGGACGACGGCCCCGCCGCGGCGATGACCTCCGTGGCGCTGTTCGCCGTGGCCGGGTTCCGCCTGGTGCCCTCGCTCACCCGGTTCCAGGCCACCCAGAACCGCATCCTCACCAACGCCGCCTTCGCGGACTACATCATCGACGACATCGAGTTCGCCCGTGCCGCCGTGGAGCGCACCGAGGCGCCGGACGCGGGCACGCTCGACGACGGCCTGCACGACATCGTGCTCGAGGACGTCTCCTTCACCTACCCCGGCCGCGAGGAGCCGGCGGTGGCCGGCGTGTCCCTGCGCATCCCCGCCGGCTCCTCCGTGGCCGTGGTGGGCAGCTCCGGCGCCGGCAAGTCCACCCTGGTGGACCTGCTGCTGGGCCTGCTCACCCCCAGCTCCGGCCGCATCCTGCTCGATGACGTGGACATGACCACGGTGCTGCGGCAGTGGCGGGCCTCGGTGGGGTACGTGCCGCAGGAGGTCTCGCTGTTCGACGTCTCCGTGGGGGAGAACGTGGCACTGACCTGGGATCCCACCGATGTGGACGAGGAACGGGTGCGTGCCGCGCTGGAGCGGGCGCAGATGCTCGAGGTGATCGAGGCGCGTCCGGACGGGCTGCAGGGCCGGCTGGGGGAGAGGGGCATGACCCTCTCCGGCGGCCAGCGTCAGCGCATGGGCATCGCCCGCGGCCTGTACGCCGCACCGTCCGTGCTGGTGATGGACGAGGCCACCAGCGCCCTGGACACCAAGACGGAGGCGGCGGTCACCGAGTCGCTGCGGGGCCTCGGTGCGGAGGTCACCACGATCACCATCGCGCACCGACTGGCCACCATCCAGCACTCGGACATCGTGTTCTACATGAGCGAGGGCACCGTCGCGGCGGCCGGCACGTTCGACGAGGTGGTGGCCGCGGTGCCGGCCTTCGCCGAGCAGGCCGCTCTCGCGGGCCTCACCGGCGGGGGCGTGCTGCGCGGCCCGGACGCCGACGACGAGCCGGCCGATCGCACCGCCGCCGAGGGCGAGGAGCGCCGATGA
- a CDS encoding DUF6541 family protein, whose translation MTFLLPVLLAGALLWIPGLVLLLAAGVRSRLWWGAAPALTVTAGAALATVLHLLGVRWSALSTALALALLALALWGARRLLVRRRGAVAGAAPEGPGPSRRLAGLSALTVGGNVLLGLGVVASASRRMGGLDTLNGSYDAFYHLSAVAFLREGGDAFAWAALQGIYGEPTYYPVAFDALAALLPWDPVVSTNALMLACLASLPGAVAAMVAALVPDPVRARLLALCAAGAATLFLSTAAMGLVMGLWPIVLGTVCLPPAVAAVLRVRSRREGGRRGDVLAAVLLMGAAGLAHPSVLFSAAVVAGCVLIGHGIVALQRGRRRHAAKLLGVAAAGAAVYLLGSALTLGDMDLTRRSGLGAGELLWQILADSPRIPAVGAPFWPLAVVWPLAVLGAVTAVRRREAPMVSAAVALVASLVLGLVTDLYGPLATALVNPWYGARERIAPLMMCLLVVLMARGLAALLDGHPRLPRLAAPAAVALLGVTVVAGLAVPGRLPLLGSLAYTAYGVQLAPYVTPQERAFIERTAQELPADAVVLADPRDGATLYWSLGGVGTVYPTMASPITVDQRLIGRYVTDLDDRRLVCGALARERPTHLYRDTSQHAGWRLDAEASAPWEGVRGVPDHQLTLVDRDGPYALYEFTPPC comes from the coding sequence GTGACCTTCCTCCTGCCCGTCCTGCTGGCCGGGGCGCTGCTGTGGATCCCCGGGCTGGTGCTGCTCCTCGCGGCCGGGGTGCGCTCCCGCCTGTGGTGGGGCGCCGCCCCGGCGCTGACCGTCACCGCCGGGGCCGCGCTCGCGACGGTGCTGCACCTGCTGGGGGTGCGCTGGTCGGCGCTCTCCACCGCCCTCGCCCTCGCGCTCCTCGCCCTCGCACTGTGGGGCGCGCGGCGGCTCCTCGTCCGGCGGCGCGGCGCCGTGGCCGGTGCCGCGCCGGAGGGGCCCGGCCCGTCCCGCCGCCTGGCCGGGCTCTCGGCGCTCACCGTGGGCGGCAACGTGCTGCTGGGACTGGGCGTGGTCGCTTCGGCGTCCCGCCGCATGGGCGGCCTCGACACCCTCAACGGCAGCTACGACGCCTTCTACCACCTCTCCGCCGTGGCGTTCCTGCGCGAGGGCGGGGACGCCTTCGCCTGGGCGGCGCTGCAGGGGATCTACGGCGAGCCCACCTATTACCCGGTGGCCTTCGACGCGCTCGCCGCGCTGCTCCCGTGGGACCCGGTGGTCTCCACCAACGCGCTGATGCTCGCCTGTCTCGCCTCCCTGCCCGGCGCGGTCGCCGCGATGGTCGCCGCGCTGGTGCCCGACCCGGTGCGGGCCCGGCTGCTGGCGCTGTGCGCCGCCGGCGCGGCCACGCTGTTCCTCAGCACCGCCGCGATGGGCCTGGTGATGGGCCTGTGGCCGATCGTGCTCGGCACCGTGTGCCTGCCGCCCGCGGTGGCGGCGGTGCTGCGGGTGCGCTCGCGCCGGGAGGGCGGGCGCCGGGGCGACGTGCTCGCGGCAGTGCTCCTGATGGGGGCTGCGGGCCTGGCCCACCCCTCGGTGCTGTTCTCCGCCGCGGTGGTGGCGGGCTGCGTGCTGATCGGCCACGGGATCGTGGCCCTGCAGCGCGGGCGCCGTCGGCACGCCGCGAAGCTGCTGGGCGTCGCCGCGGCGGGCGCGGCGGTGTACCTGCTGGGCTCCGCGCTGACGCTGGGGGACATGGACCTCACGCGGCGCAGCGGGCTCGGCGCGGGGGAGCTGCTGTGGCAGATCCTCGCCGACTCGCCCCGGATCCCGGCCGTGGGCGCGCCGTTCTGGCCGCTCGCGGTGGTGTGGCCGCTCGCCGTGCTCGGCGCCGTGACGGCGGTGCGGCGGCGGGAGGCCCCGATGGTCTCCGCCGCCGTGGCCCTGGTGGCCTCCCTGGTGCTGGGACTCGTCACCGACCTCTACGGACCGCTCGCGACCGCGCTGGTGAACCCCTGGTACGGCGCCCGGGAGCGGATCGCCCCGCTGATGATGTGCCTGCTCGTGGTGCTGATGGCCCGCGGGCTCGCCGCCCTCCTGGACGGGCACCCGCGCCTGCCGCGCCTCGCCGCCCCGGCGGCCGTCGCCCTGCTCGGGGTCACCGTGGTGGCCGGGCTCGCCGTGCCCGGCCGCCTGCCGCTGCTCGGCTCCCTCGCCTACACCGCCTACGGCGTGCAGCTCGCCCCGTACGTCACCCCGCAGGAGCGGGCGTTCATCGAGCGCACCGCGCAGGAGCTGCCCGCGGACGCCGTGGTGCTCGCCGATCCGCGCGACGGCGCGACCCTGTACTGGTCGCTCGGCGGCGTCGGGACCGTCTATCCCACGATGGCGAGCCCGATCACCGTGGACCAGCGCCTGATCGGGCGCTATGTCACCGACCTCGACGATCGTCGTCTGGTGTGCGGGGCGCTCGCGCGGGAGCGGCCCACCCACCTGTATCGCGACACCTCGCAGCACGCGGGCTGGCGGCTGGACGCCGAGGCCTCCGCCCCGTGGGAGGGGGTCCGGGGTGTCCCGGACCACCAGCTCACGCTCGTGGACCGCGACGGGCCGTACGCTCTGTACGAGTTCACACCGCCCTGCTGA